GGTGTAGTCGTAGAGCAGGAACAGCGGCGCGATGGTCACCGGATACTCGGCGTGCTCCCACACCGGGTACTCGTCCTCCGGGGTGAGCACGTCGATGGCGCGGCAGCGGCGGACGATCTCCTCGTACCGGGCCCGCCCGCGCGCCTGCACCGGATCGTCCTTGGTCGTCCACAGCTCGTGGTTGCCGGGAACCCAGACGACCTTCGCGAAACGCTCGCGCAGCATCGCGAGCGTGTCGATGATCGCGGGCACCCGCTCGGCGACGTCCCCGGCAACGATCAGCCAGTCCTCGGGTGCGTCGGGTCGGATCGTGTCCACGACGGGCGCGTTTCCGTCGTGGGTGACGTGCAGGTCACTGGTGGCGAACAGGTGTGGCACGCCGACCACCGTAGCTGTCCTCCGGCCGATCTCGCCCCCCATTCCGCCAGACCGGCAACCACAGCACACCCCGACGGCGAAACGAGTTGACCAACCCGATTCGGGTCGCGTTAATATCGGCTCATCATGAAGAGCTGACGCCGCGTCCGCCCCGCGCCCGAGGCCACCGCCCGGCGGGGATCCCAGCTGACACCGGGACCGGTGATGCTTCATGTCTTCTTCCGCTTTCCTGCGCGCCGACGATCTGGCCTTCGCCTATGGCGACCGGGTGGTGTTCGACGGGCTCTCGCTCGTGGCCGGTGCGGGTACCCGGCTGGGCCTGGTCGGCGAGAACGGCACCGGGAAGTCCACGCTGCTGCGCCTGCTGGCCGGGACGGAGCTCCCGCAGGCCGGTCAGGTCCGGCGGGGCACCGACCTCGGGTTCCTGGCACAGGAACTGCCGTTCCCCGGCACCGCAACGGTCGCCGAGGTGCTGGACGACGCGCTGTCCGAGATCCGGACCGCGGCCCTGCGGCTGGACCGGCTCGTCGAGCGGCTGGCCCGGCATCCCGAGGACGGCGGCACGCTCGAGGAGTATGGCCGCGTGCTGGAATGGGCGCAGGCACACGAGCTGTGGGACGCCGACCGGCGGGCCAAGCTGGTGCGGATCGGGCTCGGCCTCGGCGATATCGACCCCGAGCGCAGGCTGGGCACGCTCTCCGGTGGCCAGCGTTCCCGGCTCGGTCTCGCCGCATTGCTGATCCGGCAGCCGGAGACCTTGCTGCTGGACGAGCCGACCAACCACCTTGACGACGAGGCCGCCGCGTTCCTCGAGCGGCACCTCGCGGCCCTGCCGGGCACGGTCGTGCTCGCCTCGCACGACCGCATGTTCCTGGACGCGGTCTGCACCGACATCCTCGACCTGGACCCCGCGCTGGGCGGCCCGGCACGCTACGGCGGCAGCTACTCCGACTACCTCGGCCACAAACGCGCCGAGCGGGCCCGCTGGGCGCAACGGTTCACCGAGGAGCAGGCGGAGCTGCGTGAGCTGCGGCAGGCGGTCGCGGTCACCGCGCGGGAGATCAACCACCACCGCGGGCCGCGGGACAACGCGAAGATGGCCTACGACTTCAAGGGCGGGCGGGTGCAACGGCAGATCTCCCGCCGGGTGCGCAACGCCCGGCAACGGCTGGCCGAGCTGGAACGCGACCAGGTCCGTAAACCGCCCGAGCCGTTGCGGTTCACGGGCAGGCTCACCGCGCCACCCGCGGGCGAAGGGCCCGCGCTGTCCGTGCGGGAGCTGCACGTGCCAGGGCGAATCCGGATCGGACGGTTGGACATCGGGTCATCGACCCGGCTACTGGTGACGGGCGGCAACGGCGCGGGGAAGTCCAGCCTGCTGGCCGTGCTGGCCGGCAGGCTGGAACCCACCGCGGGAACCGTGCACCGGCGCCGCGGGACCCGGGTCGGGCTGCTCGAGCAGGACGTGACGTTCACCGATTCCGGCCGCACCCCTCGGGAGCTCGCCGCCGCGGCCGGAACGGGCGCCGGTGTGCTGACCGACCTCGGCCTGCTCGCGCCACGAGACCTGGAACGCCCGGTGGGTGTGCTGTCCACCGGCCAACGTCGCAGGCTCGGCCTCGCGCTGCTGCTGGCCGACCCGCCCGAGGTACTGCTGCTGGACGAACCGACCAACCACATCTCGCTCGGCCTCGCCGAGGAACTCACCGCGGCGCTGGACACCGCGCCCGGCGCCGTGGTGGTCGCCTCGCACGATCGCTGGCTGCGGCGCGGCTGGTCCGGTGCGTGCCTTGACCTCGCGGACGGCGCGGTATCCGGTCAGCGGCCGCCGAACACCACGTCCGAGCAGGTGTAGAAGGCCTCGCCGCTGTCCGGCCGCACCCGCTGCCAGATGGAGTAGATCAGGTGCCGTCCGGTCCTGCCCTCCGGCAGCGTCGCCCGGATCTGGTACCTGCGGTTCACCAGCGGCGGGTTGTCCACCCGGTGGAACCGTTCCAGGTCGGACCACCGCAACGGCTGGGTGGGGTCGTAGCCGTCGCGGGTGACGTAGAGCTCGAAGTACCCGGGATGCGGTACCGCAGCCAGGTACTGGAAGGTGTACTCGCCGCTGGAAGGCAACGGGGTGGCCTTCCAGTCGGCCCTCGGCAGGTCGAGGCCACGGTACTTCGAGCGTCCCGCGCTGCACAGCTGGCCGTCCGGGATGATCTCCCGGTGCCTGCCGTCGGCGTTGGGCTGGTTCACCTCGTTCCAGTCGTAGAACACCCAGGACCCGCTCGCGGCCACGGCGGCCTTGCAAGCCGCGGAGTCCGGGGACTCCGGGCCCTCCAGGTAACAGTTGTAGACCCGGCTGACCGGGTTGCTCATCGACCCGTGCGCACCGGCGACGCCCGCGGTGAGCAAGCCCGATCCCAGGACGAAGGCACTGGTGAGCGCGGTGACCGTGGTCAGGGTTCTGCGGATTCGCATGGACAGACCTCCGCTTGGCAGGGACAGCGATCCCACCAGCCTGACTGGTCCAGTCCATTGCGCCCAGCGCCGAACGCAGGGTGTGCCATTACGATCGCGGATAGCCCGCGGTTATCGCGCCCCTACAGCCGGATCCCGAGCAGCGCGTCCGCGGCGTCCCGGACCAGTGCGGGCGCGACCTCCTCGGTGCCGCCGTGGCGAAGCGCGTCCTCGACCCAGGCATCGACCGCGGCCAGCGCCTTCGGGGTGTCCAGGTCGTCGGCGAGGTGGTCACGCAGCCGGACCACGGTGTCCTCGGCGGCGGGCCCCGCGGGCAGCGCCACCGCCTCGCGCCAGCGGGCGAGCCGCGCCTGCGCCTGCTCGAGCAGCTCCTCGGTCCAGGACCGGTCGCCGCGGTAGTGCCCGGCCAGCAGCCCCAGCCGGATCGCGGCGGGCTCCACCCCGTCGGCCCGCAACCGGGACACGAACACCAGGTTGCCCTTGGACTTCGACATCTTCGCCCCGTCCAGGCCGATCATTCCGGCGTGCACGTAGTGCCGGGCGAAGGGGTGCTGCTCACACAACGCCTCGGCGTGCGCGGCGCTGAACTCGTGGTGCGGGAAGGCCAGGTCCGAGCCGCCGCCCTGCACGTCGAATCCCATGCCGAGCCGGTTCACCGCGATCGCGCTGCACTCGATGTGCCAGCCGGGCCTGCCAGGGCCGAGTTCGGAGTCCCACCGCGGCTCCCCCGGCCGCGCGGCCCGCCACAGCAGCGCGTCCATCGGGTCCCGCTTGCCCGGCCGGTCCGGGTCGCCGCCCCGTTCCGCGAACAGGGCCGCCATGGTCTCGGCGTCGTAGTTGGACTCGTAGCCGAAGTTCGGGGTCGCGGTACGGTCGAAGTAGATGTCCGGGAACTCCGGGTCGTCCGCCCGGTAGGCGGCCCCGTTGGCGAGCAGCTTCCCGATCACCTCGACGGTCTCCGGCATACACTCCACCGCGCCGACGAACTCCCGCGGCGGCAGCACCCGCAGCGCCTCCATGTCCTCCCGGAACAACGCGGTCTCCCGCATGCCGAGCACGATCCAGTCGTCCTGGTCCCGTTCGGCACGCTCCAGTAGCGGGTCGTCGATATCCGTGACGTTCTGCACGTAGTGCACCTCGTGCCCGGCGTCCAGCCACAGCCGGTGCACCAGGTCGAAGGCGAGATAGGTGGCCGCGTGGCCGAGATGGGTCGCGTCGTAGGGGGTGATCCCGCAGACGTACATCTTCGCCACGCGA
The sequence above is drawn from the Amycolatopsis aidingensis genome and encodes:
- a CDS encoding ABC-F family ATP-binding cassette domain-containing protein, which encodes MSSSAFLRADDLAFAYGDRVVFDGLSLVAGAGTRLGLVGENGTGKSTLLRLLAGTELPQAGQVRRGTDLGFLAQELPFPGTATVAEVLDDALSEIRTAALRLDRLVERLARHPEDGGTLEEYGRVLEWAQAHELWDADRRAKLVRIGLGLGDIDPERRLGTLSGGQRSRLGLAALLIRQPETLLLDEPTNHLDDEAAAFLERHLAALPGTVVLASHDRMFLDAVCTDILDLDPALGGPARYGGSYSDYLGHKRAERARWAQRFTEEQAELRELRQAVAVTAREINHHRGPRDNAKMAYDFKGGRVQRQISRRVRNARQRLAELERDQVRKPPEPLRFTGRLTAPPAGEGPALSVRELHVPGRIRIGRLDIGSSTRLLVTGGNGAGKSSLLAVLAGRLEPTAGTVHRRRGTRVGLLEQDVTFTDSGRTPRELAAAAGTGAGVLTDLGLLAPRDLERPVGVLSTGQRRRLGLALLLADPPEVLLLDEPTNHISLGLAEELTAALDTAPGAVVVASHDRWLRRGWSGACLDLADGAVSGQRPPNTTSEQV
- a CDS encoding lytic polysaccharide monooxygenase auxiliary activity family 9 protein, producing MRIRRTLTTVTALTSAFVLGSGLLTAGVAGAHGSMSNPVSRVYNCYLEGPESPDSAACKAAVAASGSWVFYDWNEVNQPNADGRHREIIPDGQLCSAGRSKYRGLDLPRADWKATPLPSSGEYTFQYLAAVPHPGYFELYVTRDGYDPTQPLRWSDLERFHRVDNPPLVNRRYQIRATLPEGRTGRHLIYSIWQRVRPDSGEAFYTCSDVVFGGR
- the mshC gene encoding cysteine--1-D-myo-inosityl 2-amino-2-deoxy-alpha-D-glucopyranoside ligase, which codes for MQSWSSVALPRVPGTPRPLRLYDTSSGQLRPTAPGRVAKMYVCGITPYDATHLGHAATYLAFDLVHRLWLDAGHEVHYVQNVTDIDDPLLERAERDQDDWIVLGMRETALFREDMEALRVLPPREFVGAVECMPETVEVIGKLLANGAAYRADDPEFPDIYFDRTATPNFGYESNYDAETMAALFAERGGDPDRPGKRDPMDALLWRAARPGEPRWDSELGPGRPGWHIECSAIAVNRLGMGFDVQGGGSDLAFPHHEFSAAHAEALCEQHPFARHYVHAGMIGLDGAKMSKSKGNLVFVSRLRADGVEPAAIRLGLLAGHYRGDRSWTEELLEQAQARLARWREAVALPAGPAAEDTVVRLRDHLADDLDTPKALAAVDAWVEDALRHGGTEEVAPALVRDAADALLGIRL